The following coding sequences are from one Hippopotamus amphibius kiboko isolate mHipAmp2 chromosome 9, mHipAmp2.hap2, whole genome shotgun sequence window:
- the LOC130860917 gene encoding olfactory receptor 151-like, translating to MAGENHSTVTEFILGGLTNWPELQLPLFLLFLGIYSVTTIGNLGMITLICLNTQLHTPMYYFLSNLSLVDVCYSSVITPKMLVNFVTEKNIISYAGCMSQLYFFIVFVVAECYMLTVMAYDRYIAICRPLLYNVIMSHRVCSLLVAAIYAMGLIGSTIETSLMLKLPYCDTLISHYFCDIIALMKCSCSSTYHIEMTVFFLAGFNIIVTGLTVLVSYAFILSSILHISTTEGRSKAFSTCSSHLAAVGMFYGTTAFMYLKPSMASSLAQENVASVFYTTVIPMLNPLIYSLRNKEVKAAVQKTLRGKLFCCKCCLSQV from the coding sequence ATGGCTGGAGAAAATCACTCTACAGTGACAGAGTTCATTCTTGGGGGTTTAACAAATTGGCCAGAGCTCcagctccctctcttcctcctcttccttgggATCTACTCAGTCACCACGATAGGGAACCTGGGCATGATAACACTGATTTGTCTGAACACTCAGCTTCACACTCCCATGTACTACTTCCTCAGCAATCTGTCACTAGTGGATGTCTGCTACTCCTCTGTCATTACCCCTAAGATGCTGGTGAACTTTGTGACAGAGAAGAACATCATCTCCTATGCAGGGTGCATGTCCCAGCTCTACTTCTTCATTGTGTTTGTCGTTGCTGAGTGTTACATGCTgacagtgatggcctatgaccgctatatTGCCATCTGCAGAcctttgctttacaatgtcatcATGTCACATCGAGTGTGCTCCCTGCTGGTGGCTGCGATCTATGCCATGGGGCTCATTGGCTCAACCATAGAGACCAGCCTCATGTTGAAACTGCCCTACTGTGACACCCTCATCAGTCATTATTTCTGTGACATCATCGCCCTCATGAAGTGCTCCTGCTCTAGCACCTATCATATTGAGATGACAGTCTTCTTTTTGGCTGGATTCAACATCATAGTCACTGGACTAACAGTCCTTGTTTCCTATGCCTTCATCCTGTCCAGCATCCTCCACATCAGTACCACAGAGGGAAGGTCCAAAGCCTTCAGCACCTGCAGCTCCCACCTTGCCGCCGTGGGGATGTTCTATGGAACAACTGCATTCATGTACTTGAAACCCTCCATGGCCAGTTCCCTGGCCCAGGAGAACGTGGCCTCTGTGTTCTACACCACAGTGATCCCCATGCTGAACCCCCTCATCTACAGCTTGAGGAATAAGGAGGTAAAGGCTGCCGTGCAGAAAACTCTCAGGGGAAAGTTGTTTTGCTGCAAATGCTGTCTTTCTCAAGTTTAA